Proteins from a genomic interval of Amycolatopsis sp. cg13:
- a CDS encoding DUF1453 domain-containing protein, whose amino-acid sequence MSGPVEIVLIVAAIGYLMVRRLIGEPAQAKQMLILPAVLSVVGLSTVSGEVKTPASMIFLVGTAAISVALGVLRGMSVRISRRDGTAFVRYTAVTVALWVANIVVKIGVNVALDAFAPQDAGGVSNSMMLTIGVGILAEGLVVLYRALRAGHQVVWTQGRDGAPAQTSPLLDNIQRNLNGRPAEWNTQSAHDAAPTRRNLVP is encoded by the coding sequence ATGAGCGGACCCGTGGAGATCGTCCTGATCGTGGCGGCGATCGGCTATCTGATGGTGCGGCGGCTGATCGGCGAACCCGCGCAGGCCAAGCAGATGCTCATCCTGCCCGCGGTGCTGTCCGTCGTCGGTCTCAGCACTGTGTCCGGCGAGGTGAAGACCCCCGCCTCGATGATTTTCCTCGTCGGGACCGCGGCGATCAGCGTCGCCCTCGGCGTCCTGCGCGGGATGAGCGTCCGGATTTCCCGGCGCGACGGCACCGCCTTCGTCCGCTACACCGCGGTCACCGTCGCGCTGTGGGTGGCGAACATCGTGGTCAAGATCGGCGTGAACGTCGCGCTCGACGCGTTTGCCCCGCAGGACGCGGGCGGCGTGTCCAACAGCATGATGCTCACCATCGGCGTCGGCATCCTCGCCGAAGGGCTGGTCGTGCTCTACCGCGCCCTGCGCGCCGGGCACCAGGTGGTCTGGACCCAGGGCCGCGACGGCGCACCGGCGCAGACCTCGCCGCTGCTGGACAACATCCAGCGCAACCTCAACGGCCGTCCGGCGGAGTGGAACACTCAGTCCGCCCACGACGCCGCCCCGACGAGGAGGAACCTGGTCCCATGA
- a CDS encoding sensor histidine kinase — MSTPDQRSLSLLGQYRDELIQPVLVLTAIACTAVQWPDAQIAYRPLALPLFVLASVSGIVSLLPWTRLAESRQIAVMSVYMLFGALLLPLTHGTFAAMFPFVAASASGVKLASRRAAVTIAVAGTAVAAAATWTVGQLLPGFPVWPVWVTLTVGLPVAVGISHHDRLDAVRNAQLAADAAQRARESEAREAALVERGRIAREIHDVLGHSLSGIALQLDLADALRDSGRDDEAAAAVRKARAIAVDSINETRRAVHALREDTLPLSETLCQLAEHASAEFAIDGEAGAVGPETTHTMVRAAQEAMTNAAKYAPGATRSLRLAFTADHVRLTVHNGPATEPLRAELAGGSGVGLVGMRERAALLGGSLRAGPAGDGWTVELELPR, encoded by the coding sequence ATGAGCACGCCGGACCAGCGGTCGCTGTCGCTTCTCGGGCAGTACCGGGACGAGCTGATCCAGCCCGTCCTCGTCCTCACCGCCATCGCTTGCACCGCAGTCCAGTGGCCGGACGCGCAGATCGCGTACCGGCCATTGGCCTTGCCGCTGTTCGTGCTCGCCTCGGTCTCCGGGATCGTGTCGCTGCTGCCCTGGACCCGGCTGGCCGAGAGCCGGCAGATCGCCGTGATGAGCGTCTACATGCTGTTCGGCGCGCTGCTCCTGCCGCTGACGCACGGCACGTTCGCGGCGATGTTCCCGTTCGTCGCCGCGTCCGCCTCGGGGGTCAAGCTCGCGTCCCGCCGGGCCGCGGTGACCATCGCGGTCGCTGGCACGGCAGTCGCGGCCGCCGCGACCTGGACGGTCGGACAGCTGTTGCCGGGCTTCCCGGTGTGGCCGGTGTGGGTGACGCTGACCGTGGGTCTGCCGGTCGCTGTCGGCATCTCGCACCATGACCGTCTCGACGCCGTCCGCAACGCGCAGCTCGCTGCCGACGCCGCCCAGCGCGCCCGCGAGTCCGAGGCTCGCGAGGCCGCGCTTGTCGAACGAGGCCGGATCGCGCGCGAGATTCACGACGTGCTCGGTCATTCGCTCTCCGGCATCGCGCTGCAATTGGACCTGGCCGATGCGCTGCGCGACAGCGGCCGCGACGACGAGGCAGCCGCCGCCGTACGCAAGGCGCGCGCCATCGCCGTCGACTCGATCAACGAAACCCGCCGCGCGGTGCACGCGCTGCGGGAAGATACCTTGCCGCTGTCTGAGACGTTGTGCCAACTCGCCGAACACGCGTCGGCGGAGTTCGCCATCGACGGCGAAGCCGGGGCGGTCGGCCCGGAGACCACGCACACGATGGTCCGGGCGGCGCAGGAGGCGATGACCAACGCGGCCAAGTACGCGCCGGGCGCGACCCGCAGCCTGCGGCTGGCCTTCACCGCCGATCATGTCAGGCTGACCGTGCACAACGGGCCCGCGACCGAACCGCTGCGCGCCGAACTGGCCGGCGGATCCGGAGTCGGGCTCGTCGGAATGCGCGAACGGGCCGCCCTGCTCGGCGGCTCCCTGCGAGCAGGCCCGGCCGGCGACGGCTGGACCGTGGAACTGGAGCTGCCTCGATGA
- a CDS encoding response regulator produces MTDRPISLVVVDDQATVREALAVMLDLAEDVTVVATATNGAEAVEAAQQHRPDVVLMDLNMPVLDGVGATGRIRETQPGTTVLVLTTFDDDESILAALQAGASGYLTKEADRTTILHAVRTAAQGQTVLSPEVQRRLLALAAKPARPAEPDLALTAREREILGLIGDGLRNPEIAAALVISEATVKTHINNLFAKAGFHSRADAVRYALNYQHGRRQQ; encoded by the coding sequence ATGACCGACCGCCCGATCAGCCTCGTCGTCGTCGACGACCAGGCGACCGTCCGCGAGGCGCTCGCGGTCATGCTCGACCTCGCCGAAGACGTCACCGTGGTGGCGACCGCGACCAACGGGGCCGAAGCCGTCGAGGCGGCGCAGCAGCACCGTCCGGACGTGGTGCTGATGGACCTCAACATGCCGGTGCTGGACGGCGTCGGCGCGACCGGGCGCATCCGCGAAACCCAGCCGGGCACCACGGTTCTCGTGCTCACGACGTTCGACGACGACGAATCGATCCTGGCCGCGCTGCAGGCGGGCGCGAGCGGCTACCTGACCAAGGAAGCCGACCGCACCACGATCCTGCACGCCGTGCGCACCGCCGCACAGGGCCAGACCGTGCTCTCGCCCGAGGTGCAGCGGCGGCTGCTCGCGCTGGCCGCCAAACCGGCCCGGCCCGCGGAACCGGATCTCGCGCTGACCGCGCGCGAACGGGAAATCCTCGGCCTGATCGGCGACGGCCTGCGCAATCCGGAAATCGCCGCCGCATTGGTCATCAGCGAGGCCACCGTGAAAACTCACATCAACAACCTTTTCGCCAAAGCCGGTTTCCACTCGCGCGCCGACGCGGTCCGCTACGCGCTCAACTATCAGCACGGCCGGCGCCAGCAATAA